The Myxococcus xanthus genome includes a region encoding these proteins:
- a CDS encoding acyl-CoA desaturase has protein sequence MNMLPFAFASHWTLSVLFQSLFQHRYAAHRMFTMTPRAERALHLSTALVQGSSYLDPRAYAILHREHHAYADTVRDPHSPAHHKHLPRMMLETGRRYGGLLTGNVQAEARFTGGYPQWPVVDRFFSSWTSRLGFGALYTLFYKRFATRRWHWALLPLHFVMGPVHGAIVNWCGHRYGYRNFATRDQSRNTLPLDVVCMGELFQNNHHAQPAKPNFAAKRFEIDPTWQVMRLLARLNLIQAMHAPPSHSEATGEQDQRPPTRREAHGIHMPACPS, from the coding sequence ATGAATATGCTCCCCTTCGCCTTCGCCTCCCATTGGACGCTGAGTGTGCTCTTCCAGAGCCTCTTCCAGCACCGCTATGCCGCGCACCGGATGTTCACGATGACGCCGCGCGCTGAACGCGCCCTGCACCTGAGCACCGCGCTGGTGCAGGGCTCAAGCTATCTCGACCCACGCGCCTACGCCATCCTTCATCGTGAACACCATGCGTATGCGGACACCGTCCGTGACCCGCACTCCCCCGCGCACCACAAGCACCTGCCGCGCATGATGCTGGAGACGGGGCGTCGCTACGGGGGCCTGCTCACGGGGAACGTCCAGGCCGAGGCACGCTTCACCGGTGGCTATCCCCAGTGGCCCGTGGTGGACCGCTTCTTCAGCAGTTGGACCTCACGCCTGGGGTTTGGTGCGCTCTACACGCTCTTCTACAAGCGCTTCGCCACGCGCCGCTGGCACTGGGCGCTCCTCCCCCTGCACTTCGTGATGGGGCCTGTGCATGGCGCCATCGTGAACTGGTGCGGACACCGGTATGGCTACCGCAACTTCGCGACCCGAGACCAGTCGCGCAACACGCTGCCTCTGGACGTGGTGTGCATGGGTGAGCTGTTCCAGAACAACCACCATGCTCAACCGGCGAAACCCAACTTCGCCGCGAAGCGCTTCGAGATAGACCCCACCTGGCAGGTCATGCGGCTGCTCGCCCGACTGAATCTTATCCAAGCAATGCACGCCCCGCCCTCGCATTCTGAGGCAACGGGCGAGCAGGACCAGCGTCCGCCCACACGTCGCGAGGCCCACGGCATTCACATGCCGGCATGTCCATCCTGA
- a CDS encoding PRC-barrel domain-containing protein codes for MRFSELIRPPGRTVVAAGGQEIGMVEALSIDGETWKVEGLQVKLRSEAADQLGVFWNYFHAGRVELPTRIVHSVSDTVLLSVSLDELRQILRLESTQRSHGTQPEGMSHSS; via the coding sequence ATGCGATTTTCAGAGCTTATCCGTCCACCAGGGCGTACCGTTGTAGCCGCAGGAGGGCAGGAAATAGGCATGGTGGAGGCCTTATCCATTGACGGAGAGACTTGGAAGGTCGAGGGGCTTCAAGTGAAGCTGCGCTCGGAAGCCGCCGACCAGCTTGGGGTGTTCTGGAATTATTTCCACGCCGGCCGGGTCGAGCTGCCTACACGTATCGTCCATTCTGTAAGTGACACCGTGTTACTTTCGGTTTCCCTGGATGAGCTTCGCCAGATACTGCGACTGGAATCCACACAGCGCTCGCACGGAACACAACCCGAGGGGATGAGCCACTCCAGCTGA